In the Thermodesulfobacteriota bacterium genome, one interval contains:
- the mraZ gene encoding division/cell wall cluster transcriptional repressor MraZ, protein MFRGRFEHTIDSKGRLSIPSLFRETLSERYDSRLVVTTYDGCLITYPYAEWRILEERVAGLPEFKKDTRTFLRFFYSSAADCTIDKLGRVIIPQSLRDYAKLEKDVVIVGAFKQFEIWSKQKWDVAEAAASHDDIGNMLERLGL, encoded by the coding sequence ATTCGAACATACCATTGATTCCAAGGGAAGATTGAGCATCCCATCGCTCTTCCGGGAGACGCTTTCCGAGAGGTACGATTCGCGTCTCGTTGTCACCACCTATGACGGTTGTTTGATCACCTACCCCTACGCGGAGTGGCGGATACTCGAAGAGAGGGTCGCCGGTCTGCCCGAGTTCAAGAAAGACACCCGAACCTTTCTGAGGTTTTTCTATTCGAGTGCCGCGGACTGTACCATCGACAAGCTCGGCCGTGTCATTATACCCCAGAGCTTGAGGGATTACGCCAAGCTCGAGAAGGACGTCGTGATAGTCGGCGCGTTCAAGCAGTTCGAGATATGGAGTAAGCAGAAGTGGGACGTGGCCGAGGCCGCGGCGTCCCACGATGACATAGGGAACATGCTCGAGCGTCTCGGGCTCTGA